A window of Tatumella citrea genomic DNA:
ATTTTTCCGTGCAGCCTGTCTGCGATGCCGCAAGACTTCGATAATGCCGGGCAATACCGAAATAACAATAATAGCAACAATCAGCAAATTAAGATTCTTCTGCACTACCGGCAAATCACCAAACAGGTAACCGGCATAGCTGAACAGCACCACCCAGGCAATCGCCCCGGCGATGTTAAATAAGGCAAACTGACGATAAGACATTTTACCCATTCCGGCCACAAACGGGGCAAAGGTACGGACAATTGGGATAAAACGCGCCAGAATAATCGTTTTTCCGCCATGCTTTGCATAAAAACCATGAGTTTTATCCAGATAGCTGCGACGGAAAATTTTTGAATCTGCCCGTTGGAACAGTTTCTCGCCAAACAACCGGCCGATAGTGTAATTGAGCGCATCTCCGGCGATGGCGGCAATCACAATACACAATGCCAGCAAATGAATATTCAAATCATTGCCCGGCAGTGCGGCCAGAGCTCCGCCGACAAATAACAGCGAATCGCCCGGCAGGAACGGTGTTACCACCAGACCAGTTTCGCAAAAAATGATCAGGAACAGAATGGCATAAATCCATACCCCATAATCCGCAACTAGTCGTGCAAGGTGAACATCGATATGCAGAATAAAATCAACAATAAAATGGATGTACTCCATGAATGCTTATCCTTTACCTGAGAATAAATTATCGCCGGTCAGAAACAACGGGCCCGGCTCAACATCCGGAAGTTCAAACTTCGCCGGATAATCGACCGAGACCAGATATAAACCTTCTGCTCTGGCAGTGGCTGCCGCCAGCTTACGATCTTTTGCTGCCAGTAATTCTGCTATCCATGACTCTTGTTGGTTACCACAACCCACTTCCAGCAAACTTCCGACGATATTGCGCACCATATGGTGCACAAACGCATTGGCTTTAATATCAACAATCACAAAAGCTCCCTGACGCCAGACATGAATATGGCTGATGTTTCTCCACGGAGTTTTGGACTGGCAATGTACCGCCCGGAATGAGGTAAAGTCGTTTTCGCCTAACAGACTCTGTGCTGCACGATGCATAGCAGCTTCATCCAGCGGGTGATAAAAATGCGTGATCCCCTGCCCGAGAATGGCCGGACGTAAACGCTGATTATAAATAATATAGCGATAGCGGCGTGCAGTAGCACTAAACCGGGCATGGAAATCATCGGCCACTTCTTTTACCCAGCGTACCGCGATATCTTTGGGCAAATTGGCATTCACCCCCAGAGTCCACGCACTGTCTGGCCGTTGTACCGTGGTTTCAAAATGCACCACCTGGCCGGTGCCATGAACACCGGCATCAGTGCGACCGGCACAAAATACATTGACCTCATGGTTGGCCACAGTGGTTAATGCCTGCTCCAGATAGCCCTGTACGCTGCGGACCTCTGGCTGGCGTTGCCAGCCGTAGTACCGGCTGCCGTCGTACTCAATACCCAACGCCAGCTTACGTGTCTTCACTTCAGACATGTTTACAGATACTCCTGCACCAGCCGTTCTGCGACTTTTACTGCCATTAATGCTCCGCCGAAACGGATGTTATCGGCTACAGACCAGAATTGCAGTTGTTCAGGAATTCCGTAGTCATTATGTAACGATCCGATGCACAGCTGACCACTGCCGGTAGCATCACTGACAGGTGTCGGGAACTCTCCCTCGTCACTCAGCAGAATATCTCCGGACATCGCCAGATCATTGCGTGCTTCATCTGCAGAGTAAGGTCTCAGACATTCCAGTTGTACACTTTGAGCATTGCCGTAAAAGACGGGTGCCTGGACTGAACTGACCGATACCGGCAATCCTTCGTCCTGCAGGATTTTACGAACCTGATCCACCAGACGGCGATCAGTTGCCACACTCCCCTGCTCATCCGGCAGTAATGGCAGCAGGTTAAACGCCAGTTGACGGCCAAAGTAATGTTCATCAACCGGAACCCCGTTCAGCAAACGAGCACTTTCACCCGCCAGCCCGTCCACCGCAGCTTTGCCGTGGCTGGAGACCGATATCAGGTTTGTGACCTGGATACGCCCAATCCCTGCCGCATCGGCCAGTGGTTTAATGGCACATAACAGCTGGCTGACCAGATTGTCTGCCACAGTGATAATATTTCGGTTCCGGTAATCGGCTAATACCTGAGAATTAACCTCTGCAATCACCAGCGGTACGTCCGGCTCCAGGGCAAATAACGGACTACTGTCAATGACCAGACATCCGGCACTGGCTGCCTGCTCTGCATACTGTGCTGAGGCTTCACTACCAGCCACAAAGAACGCTAACTGTGCCTGTGCCCAGTCGAAATCTGTGGCAGAACGTACCAGATGGTTTTTCCCATCCACCCGCACCGACTCTCCGGCACTGTTTTCACTGGCTAATAAGAATAACTCACCAACCGGGAACTGACGCTCCGTCAACAACTCCAGTACAGCACTTCCCACTGCACCAGTTGCCCCTAAGAGAGCGATATTCCAGCCGTCAGACATGTTGGTTTACTCCAGAAAAACAAAAAATAAAGCGGTGAAATCCACCGCCTGAACAAGATGTGGTGATGGCCAATAAACTTAGCAATCACCGGTAAATTTTGCATCAAAACCCAGTAAACGTAGTTTTTCTGCGGTGTCTGCGTTGTCACAATCGACCTGCAAAGAAGACCATTCACGGCGCTCCCAATACTGCTTACGCAGGCGGTCAAATTCCCCGGGCTTATCAGCAACCGCACGCAACAACGCATCATCACGGCGCACATCATACACCAGATGTGCCAGACGTTTTAGCATTGCCTGATCACATTCTCCGCGCAGGGAAACCTGACGGATATCCGGAACTGGCAGTAACTCAGCTAAGGGAACCTGCTGTGGCTGACCGATAAAGGCTGACCATGCTTCAAAGACCTGTGTCGTTCCACGGGCTTTCCCCTCAAGCGTATACCCGGCAATATGTGCCGTGGCGATATCCACTTTTTCCAGCAGCGCCAGCGATAACTCCGGCTCAGGTTCCCAGACATCCAGCACCACCGAAAGATCCTGTCGTTTCGCCAGTACAGCTAGCAATGCCTGGTTATTCACTACCGGACCACGGCAGGCATTGATCAAAATAGCGCCTTCTGCGAGCTGTTCCAGCAATGCCTGATCTGCCAGATGCAAGGTTTTATACGGTCCGTCTTTAAATAACGGAGTATGAAAAGTCAGAACATCGGCTTCACGCACCAGCGTTTCCAGTGAATGAAATTCACCCTCATCACCACGATCAGCCCGGGGTGGATCGCAAATCAGGGTTTTAATGCCCGCGGCTTCCAGCCGACGCTGCAACCGGCCACCCACGTTACCTGCCCCGACAATCCCGACAGTACGATCCGTGAGCAGGAAGCCGTCACGCTCTGCCAGCGCGAGCAGCGCTGAAAACACATATTCGACGACTGCAATGGCGTTACAACCTGGCGCTGCCGAAAAAGCCACACCGTCCGCCTGTAAATCTGCAGTGTTGATATGATCCTGTCCGGCTGTCGCCGTACCCACAAAACGCACCGCAGTACCTTCCAGCAACGAGTGATTCACCCGGGTGACAGAACGAACCATCAATGCATCTGCATTCACCAGCTCCGCTGAAGAGACAGTTCTTCCCGGAACCGCGATCACATCCCCGAGCCGGCTAAACAATTCGCGGGCATACGGCATATTTTCATCGACAACAATTTTCACTGGCCTTGTCCTGTTGGAGCAGAATTATAAAGATATTCTGTCATAAAGCCTGCCGGAAAACATCCGGCGATTGTGCGGTGAATTGCTTGCCTTAACGTCTCTTGTCCGTCATCTTATCCGGCTCTGTTGAACATTCTAAAGCGGTCATACCCGGGAGACTGCGCTGACATTCTGTTGAAGGACTGGTTATGAATTTTTTGTTCCCCCTTGGCGCCGTGATTATCTGGGCTATCAACTCTATTGTCAGTAAATTGACGGTGGGACTGATTACTCCGGAGGCGATATCCTTTTATCGCTGGATAATTGCGTTACTGATGCTGACTCCCTTCGTTTTACCTTCGGTGATCCGTAACCGTGTTGCGTTGTCCCGCGAATGGTTAAAACTGTTAGTGCTGGGGGCACTGGGAATGGTGTTATATCAGAGTCTGGCCTACTATGCCGCGCGAACTGTCAGTGCACTATTTATCGGAATTATTGTCGCCAGCATTCCGTTACTGACGATTATTTTCAGCCTGTTTATCCTGCGACTGAAGCCGACACTGGGTATTGTATTTGGCGCTATTCTCTCCTTTGCCGGACTCACCTGGCTTATCAGTCAGGGGCATCCACAACAGTTGTTGTCTCATGGGTTAGGCAGCGGTGAGCTGATGATGATTGTCGCAGCTGCAGCGTATGCGTTGTATGGCGTACTAACCAAACGCTGGTCGATGAATCTGCCACAATGGCAAAGCCTGTATGTCCAGATCCTGTTTGCGGTGCTGCTGCTGATTCCTGGTTTTTTGCTGACCCCAAACATTGCCTTAACTTCACAGAATATTCCGCTGGTACTTTATGCAGCGATCCCTGCATCAGTCATTGCTCCGTGGCTGTGGATTCAGGGGGTGGTTCGCCTGGGCGCCAATACCGCCAGTATTTTTCTGAATCTCTCACCGGTATTTACCGCCATCATCGCGATTATTTTCCTGCATGAGAAATTACACAGCTTTCACTGGATTGGTGGAGGTCTGACTCTGGCCGGAGTGGTGCTTGCCCAGCGGTTACGAACCCCGCTTGGACGCCGGGCCGGACAAAATCTGTCCCGTTAACCACTCTCTGTCATTTGTTTGACCAAATCCCCCT
This region includes:
- a CDS encoding DedA family protein, which translates into the protein MEYIHFIVDFILHIDVHLARLVADYGVWIYAILFLIIFCETGLVVTPFLPGDSLLFVGGALAALPGNDLNIHLLALCIVIAAIAGDALNYTIGRLFGEKLFQRADSKIFRRSYLDKTHGFYAKHGGKTIILARFIPIVRTFAPFVAGMGKMSYRQFALFNIAGAIAWVVLFSYAGYLFGDLPVVQKNLNLLIVAIIVISVLPGIIEVLRHRRQAARKN
- the truA gene encoding tRNA pseudouridine(38-40) synthase TruA codes for the protein MSEVKTRKLALGIEYDGSRYYGWQRQPEVRSVQGYLEQALTTVANHEVNVFCAGRTDAGVHGTGQVVHFETTVQRPDSAWTLGVNANLPKDIAVRWVKEVADDFHARFSATARRYRYIIYNQRLRPAILGQGITHFYHPLDEAAMHRAAQSLLGENDFTSFRAVHCQSKTPWRNISHIHVWRQGAFVIVDIKANAFVHHMVRNIVGSLLEVGCGNQQESWIAELLAAKDRKLAAATARAEGLYLVSVDYPAKFELPDVEPGPLFLTGDNLFSGKG
- a CDS encoding aspartate-semialdehyde dehydrogenase, producing MSDGWNIALLGATGAVGSAVLELLTERQFPVGELFLLASENSAGESVRVDGKNHLVRSATDFDWAQAQLAFFVAGSEASAQYAEQAASAGCLVIDSSPLFALEPDVPLVIAEVNSQVLADYRNRNIITVADNLVSQLLCAIKPLADAAGIGRIQVTNLISVSSHGKAAVDGLAGESARLLNGVPVDEHYFGRQLAFNLLPLLPDEQGSVATDRRLVDQVRKILQDEGLPVSVSSVQAPVFYGNAQSVQLECLRPYSADEARNDLAMSGDILLSDEGEFPTPVSDATGSGQLCIGSLHNDYGIPEQLQFWSVADNIRFGGALMAVKVAERLVQEYL
- the pdxB gene encoding 4-phosphoerythronate dehydrogenase PdxB, whose translation is MKIVVDENMPYARELFSRLGDVIAVPGRTVSSAELVNADALMVRSVTRVNHSLLEGTAVRFVGTATAGQDHINTADLQADGVAFSAAPGCNAIAVVEYVFSALLALAERDGFLLTDRTVGIVGAGNVGGRLQRRLEAAGIKTLICDPPRADRGDEGEFHSLETLVREADVLTFHTPLFKDGPYKTLHLADQALLEQLAEGAILINACRGPVVNNQALLAVLAKRQDLSVVLDVWEPEPELSLALLEKVDIATAHIAGYTLEGKARGTTQVFEAWSAFIGQPQQVPLAELLPVPDIRQVSLRGECDQAMLKRLAHLVYDVRRDDALLRAVADKPGEFDRLRKQYWERREWSSLQVDCDNADTAEKLRLLGFDAKFTGDC
- a CDS encoding DMT family transporter; this translates as MNFLFPLGAVIIWAINSIVSKLTVGLITPEAISFYRWIIALLMLTPFVLPSVIRNRVALSREWLKLLVLGALGMVLYQSLAYYAARTVSALFIGIIVASIPLLTIIFSLFILRLKPTLGIVFGAILSFAGLTWLISQGHPQQLLSHGLGSGELMMIVAAAAYALYGVLTKRWSMNLPQWQSLYVQILFAVLLLIPGFLLTPNIALTSQNIPLVLYAAIPASVIAPWLWIQGVVRLGANTASIFLNLSPVFTAIIAIIFLHEKLHSFHWIGGGLTLAGVVLAQRLRTPLGRRAGQNLSR